The proteins below are encoded in one region of Buttiauxella gaviniae:
- the fhuC gene encoding Fe3+-hydroxamate ABC transporter ATP-binding protein FhuC yields the protein MQDKQLHPDTTFSLTDVTFRVPGRTLLHPLSMTFPVGKVTGLIGHNGSGKSTLLKMLGRHQKPSDGEINLNDQSLDSWSSKEFARKVAYLPQQLPAAEGMTVRELVAIGRYPWHGALGRFGVADRERVEEAITLVGLKPFAHRLVDSLSGGERQRAWIAMLVAQDTRCLLLDEPTSALDIAHQVDVLALIHRLSQQRGLTVIAVLHDINMAARYCDNLVALRGGEMIAQGTPAELMQSATLEQIYGIPMGILPHPAGAAPVSFVY from the coding sequence ATGCAGGACAAACAGCTTCATCCCGATACCACGTTTAGCCTCACTGATGTTACCTTCCGTGTTCCTGGCCGTACGCTCCTTCATCCTTTGTCGATGACCTTTCCCGTTGGAAAAGTGACTGGCCTGATTGGGCACAACGGTTCTGGCAAATCGACATTGCTGAAAATGCTTGGCCGCCATCAGAAGCCTTCTGATGGTGAAATTAATCTTAACGATCAATCTCTGGATAGCTGGAGCAGCAAAGAGTTTGCGCGCAAAGTTGCCTATTTACCGCAGCAACTTCCGGCGGCAGAAGGCATGACGGTACGTGAGCTGGTGGCGATTGGCCGTTACCCGTGGCACGGTGCGCTCGGTCGTTTTGGCGTGGCGGATAGAGAACGGGTTGAAGAGGCCATTACCCTGGTTGGGCTGAAGCCTTTCGCGCATCGCCTGGTTGATAGCCTTTCCGGTGGTGAACGCCAGCGCGCGTGGATAGCCATGCTGGTGGCGCAAGATACTCGTTGCCTGCTGTTGGATGAACCCACCTCGGCGTTAGATATTGCCCATCAGGTTGACGTTCTTGCGCTGATCCACCGACTGAGCCAGCAGCGCGGCCTGACGGTGATTGCGGTTTTGCACGATATCAACATGGCGGCCCGCTACTGCGATAATCTCGTTGCATTGCGCGGGGGCGAAATGATTGCGCAGGGAACGCCTGCTGAATTAATGCAAAGCGCAACGCTTGAACAAATTTATGGCATTCCGATGGGCATTCTGCCTCATCC